AGGATGGCTTTTTTGAAGCGGCCCTGCAACAAATTCAGGCCGCCGCTATCAATTAACGCGTTCGATGCAGAAATCGATCACTTCCAGAAGTGCCGATTTCCAGGGCGTTTCCGGCAATGGCGCCAAGGCGTCGCGGGCAATGGTGCCGTAGTGTACGGCGCGGGCAATTGTGTCAGCCAGCGCGCCGTATTTCGTGATTAGGCCGAGGGCCTTTTCGAGATTCTCGTCGCTGTTATCGCCGGTTTCGATGGCCTCACGCCAGAAGGCGCGTTCCTTCTCGGTGCCGCGGCGATAGGCCAGAATCACCGGAAGCGTGATCTTGCCCTCGCGGAAATCGTCGCCGACATTCTTGCCGAGATCGGCAGCCTTGCCGCCGTAATCGAGCGCATCGTCGACGAGCTGGAAGGCGAGGCCGAGATTGGTGCCGTAGGACTTCAGCGCATTGCGCTCCGCCTTGCCGGCATTGGCGACGATCGGGCCGACTTCGGCTGCGGCGGCAAAAAGCGCTGCGGTCTTGGCGCGGATGACCGAGAGATAATCGTCTTCCGTCGTCTCCATGTTCTTGGAAACGGAAAGCTGCAGCACCTCGCCTTCGGCGATGACGCAGGCCGCCGAAGAGAGCACGTCGAGCGCTTCGAGTGAGCCGACTTCCACCATCATGCGGAAAGCCTGGCCGAGCAGGAAGTCACCGACCAGCACGCTTGCCTGGTTGCCCCAGATCATCCGGGCTGTGGACTTGCCGCGGCGCAGATCGCTTTCGTCGACCACATCGTCGTGCAGCAGCGTCGCTGTGTGCAGGAATTCGACCGATGTCGCGAGCTTAATGTGATTGTCGCCCTGATAGCCGTAAAGAGCGGCGGAGGCGATGGTCAGCATCGGCCGCAAACGCTTGCCGCCGGAGGAGATCAGATGCTCCGCAACCTCGGGGATCATCTGCACATCGGAGCCCGCCTTGGACAGGATAAGCTGATTGACGCGTTCCATGTCCGCCTTGGTCAGGTCCACCAATGGCTTGATGGATGCCAGTTTATTCTTGCTTTCTTCCAGCGGTATCACGACGCCCAACGATCCGGACTCCTGTTCATTTCCTGCAAAGCACAATAAGAAGGGGCGAAAGAGGCGGCAAGAGGCGAATTGTCTCGTCGCGTAAATTTGACAGGAATTCTAAGGCTTATGCACGAGCTGATCCGCACCAACGACCCGGTCCTCCTCTCATTCGCGGAGAGTCTGATGAAGGATGCAGGAATCCATTGCCTGGTGGCGGATCAGGCGATGAGCGTTCTGGAAGGTTCGCTCGGCATGCTGCCTCGACGCTTTCTGGTGGAGGAAGAGCGTGCCGATCTGGCCCGTCGCATCCTCATCGATGCCGGTCTCGGTGACGAGTTGCGCCCGGTGCGGACCTGAGGTCGGCCATGACCGGCAAGTCCTCCGAAACCATCGATGCCTTCCACCGCGGCGCTTTCCATGTCGTGCAGCCGAAGGGCAGGGGGCACCGCTCCGGCATGGATGCCATGTTGCTGGCGGCACTCGTCGCAGATGAGCGAATGATCCGGGTGGCGGATCTCGGTGCAGGTGCTGGAGCAGCCGGAATGGCCGTGGCCTCGAGACTCGATCGGGCGGAGGTCGTGTTGTTCGAGCGCTCGCCCGATATGACCGAGTTCGCACGCAAGAGCCTTTCGTTGCGGGAAAACGCCCGATTTGCCGACCGCGTCTCGGTCATCGAAGCCGATGTCACGCTGACCGGCAAAGACCGCAATGAAGCAGGCCTTGTCGACGACAGCTTTCATCATGTCATCATGAACCCGCCCTTCAACGATGCCAGCGACCGGCTGACGCCCGATGCCTTGAAGGCGGAGGCGCATGCCATGACGGATGGCCTATTCGAGAAATGGATCCGCACGGCAGGCGCGATCATGATCCCCGGCGGCCAGCTCTCGCTGATCGCCCGGCCGGAGTCGATCGGCGAGATCATAGCCGCCTGCGGCCGCCGCTTCGGCGGCATTGAAATCACGCCGATCCATCCCCGCGAAGGCGAGAGTGCGGTGCGTATCCTGGTGACCGCGATCAAGGGTTCGAGGGCGAGGCTTGCGCTGCGCGCGCCTTTGATCATGCACGGTGAAGGGACGCATAAATTCACCGATTTTGTCGATGATATGAACAACGGCCGCGCTTCGTATCCGCGCCGATAGCCATTCGGCCGCCCTCAGCGTCAGAGCATCAAATACGATCCGCAATATTGCGTTTGCCATTTCCATGCATACATCACGGGCAACAAACATCATGAAACAGGGATGACGAATGGTTGGGTTCTTGAGACGCATGCTTCCGAAGCGCTTCCGCAAGGAGGAGGTGATCGTCCCTGTCGTCCGCCTGAGCGGCGTCATCTCTTCCGGTGGAGGGCCGCTGCGGCAATCGCTGAATCTTGCTGGCTCATCCCAGGCTCTTGAAAAAGCCTTCGGCATGAAGACGGCGCCCGCCGTCGCAATCGTCGTCAACTCGCCAGGTGGCTCTCCGGTCCAGTCTCGGATGATTTACAATCGCATCCGCGATCTGGCCGCCGAGAAAAACAAGAAGGTGCTGGTCTTCGTCGAGGATGTCGCAGCCTCCGGCGGGTATATGATTGCGCTGGCGGGTGACGAGATCATCGCCGACGCCACCTCCATCGTCGGTTCGATCGGCGTCGTCTCAGGCGGCTTCGGATTTCCGGAACTGTTGAAGAAGATCGGCATTGAGCGCCGCGTCTATACCGCTGGCGAAAACAAGGCGATCCTCGATCCCTTCCAGCCGGAGAAGGAGAAGGACATCGAATATCTGAAGAGCCTGCAGCTGGAGATCCACAAGGTCTTCATCGACATGGTGCTCGAGCGTCGTACAGGAAAACTCTCGGCTGACGAAACGGTGTTCTCCGGCCTGTTCTGGACCGGCAGCCGCGGGCTGGAGCTCGGCCTGATCGATAGCCTCGGCGATATGCGCCAGGAATTGCGGAAGCGCTTCGGTGACAAGGTCAAGCCGACGCTGATCACCACGCCGCGCAGCCTCTTCGGCCGCAAGGCTCCGGGCATTTCATTGGGAGGCATCGATAACCTCGGCGCGGGGCTCGCATCCGGACTTGCAGAAGCAGCAGAGGAAAGGGCATTGTGGAGCCGGTACGGATTGTAAGCGGGAGCGCTGGGTAATGCCCCAGATCATCTTCTTTGTCGTCGCCGTCGGCGGCCTTTGGCTGCTCTATCGGCGTTTCGTGCGCGATGCCCAGCGGCTCGCCGAAAAATCCCGCCGCGCCGAAACGGAACGCCGTACCGGCGCGATGGGAACGCTGGTCAAGGACCCGAAAACCGGCGAGTATCATGTGAAGCGCGAGGATGAGTAAGTCAAATTGCTTCGTTCGTGAGTTTTTGATATACTTTGCCCAATGTATATCATTGGAGTGTTTTATGCAGGTCGCAAAATGGGGGAATAGTCTAGCCATCCGCATTCCTTCAGCTGTTGTCGATGCACTCGATTTGAAGGAAGGCGACGATATCGTTGTGCGTATCGGCGCGGGAAACGCCTTCGAGATTGAACGTGACGACAGGCGGCAGAAAGCCTTGGAAAAAGTCAGATCGTTCAAGCTCAAACTCCCTAAGGATTGGAAGTTTGACCGCGAAGACGCCAATTCTCGTTGATGCGCCCCGTTTTGGATTTTCTCGACACGAATGTTCTCCTCTATGCTCTTTCGGAGGACGAGCGGGCCGAAAAGGCACAAGCGCTATTGGCCCAGCCCTGCGTTATCAGCGCTCAGGCGCTGAATGAGTTTGCCAATGTGGGGCGTAAGAAACTCAATATGTCGTGGGCTGATATTCGCGAAGCGGTTGATGCTATCGTCGCTTTGTCGGCGACCATTGTTCCGGTAAGCGAGAAGATCACGTTGGCAGGGCTGGATCTTGCCCAGCGCTATCAGCTTTCTTTCTACGATGCGACTATGATGGCCGCAGCGATCGGGGCTGGCTGCGAGCGGTTTTATTCGGAAGATCTGCACGCCGGCCTGATAGTCGAGAAGCAGTTGACCATCGTCAATCCATTCTGACCCCTTGGATCAAGTGCGGGTAGTGTCCTTGCACTCCGCAGAGTAAAAACTTGACCCGTTCGCCACGTCGTGGCACCTGTCCGCCAAACCATTCGCTAGCGGAAGAAATCAGTTCCCATGACTGCCAACGTGCCCGACCATATGAACCCGAAGCGCTCCTTTCAGGCGCTGATCCTGACGCTGCACAATTACTGGGCCGACAAGGGATGCGCGGTTCTGCAGCCCTACGACATGGAAGTCGGCGCCGGCACGTTCCACCCGGCGACCACGCTGCGTTCGCTGGGTCCGAAGCCGTGGCGGGCTGCCTATGTCCAGCCGTCCCGTCGTCCGTCCGATGGCCGCTACGGTGAGAATCCGAACCGCCTGCAGCATTATTATCAGTACCAAGTCATCCTGAAGCCCAATCCGCCGAACCTGCAGGAGCTCTATCTCGGCTCGTTAAAGGCGATCGGGCTCGATCCGCTTCTGCATGATATCCGCTTCGTCGAAGACGACTGGGAAAGCCCGACGCTCGGCGCATGGGGCCTCGGCTGGGAATGCTGGTGCGATGGCATGGAAGTCTCGCAGTTCACCTATTTCCAGCAGGTCTGCGGCATCGAATGCGCGCCCGTCGCCGGCGAGCTGACCTACGGCCTGGAGCGTCTCGCGACCTATGTCCAGGGCGTCGACAGCGTCTATGACCTGAATTTCAACGGCCTCGAGGGCGAAGACAAGATCACGTACGGTGACGTCTTCCTGCAGGCCGAGCAGGAATATTCGCGGCATAATTTCGAATATGCCAATACCGAGATGCTGCACCGCCATTTCATCGATGCGGAGAAGGAATGCCAGGCATTGCTGGCAGCCGGCGCGCCCGGCGATAGCGAAAACCATCGCCTGCACAAATGCGTCTTTCCGGCTTACGACCAGTGCATCAAGGCAAGCCACGTCTTCAACCTGCTTGACGCCCGCGGCGTCATCTCGGTGACGGAACGCCAGAGCTACATTCTGCGCGTGCGTACGCTGGCCAAGGCTTGCGGTGAGGCCTTCCTGCTGACGGATGCAGGCGGCGTCAACTGGAACCAGCAGGCCGCCTGAGGCAAACTTCCCCGGGATTGGGCATCGCCACAGCCTATCTTGGCTCTGCGCCGCCGTTAAAGCCGGGTGACATTGGCGAGAAATCTGCCTAGTGTCCCTTGGGTTGCAGTCGCCACGGGGGGGGGGGATTTCAGATGCTTGTTCTTCTAGCGATCATAGTGCTGGCCGCGCTCTATGTCGTCTTCATTTACAACGGGCTCGTTCGTGCACGACAAGTCGCGGAAGAGGCATGGTCGGGTATCGATGTGCAGTTGAAGCGCCGCGCCGATCTCATTCCCAATCTGGTCGAGACGGTCAAAGGCTATGCCGGGCATGAAAACAAGACGCTGGTCGAAGTCACCCAGGCCCGTGCCGCAGCGCAGGCCGTGCCCGCTGGCGATGTCGCCGGCCGTGCGGCAGCCGAAGGCGTTCTCAGTCAGGCGCTTGGCCGCCTGATGGTTGTGTCCGAAGCTTATCCCGACCTGAAGGCCAATACAGGCTTCGTCGAACTGCAGCAGTCGCTGGAGACGACGGAAAACGAGATTCAGATGTCGCGCCGTTATTACAACGGTGCCGCGCGCGATCTGAACGTCAAGGTCGAGACCTTCCCGAACAACCTCATTGCCGGCCCCTTCGGCTTTACCAAGAAGGCCTATTTCGAGATATCAAACGAGGCGGACCGGGCCGTTCCAACGGTAAAGTTCTGAGATTTCCGCTATCGGTTTTTCATGTGAGGCGGTAAAGGATGCCGACCGCTGGCCATCGGCCGCTTTCCTGACTGACCAAAGAGAATGATGATGGGTAGAGCCAAACTCACGATTATCCCGCCGGGCAAGCCATTGACCGGACGCGCCATGCCGCCGGGATCGAAGTCGATCACCAACCGCGCGCTGCTGCTCGCGGGCCTTGCCAAGGGCACGAGCCGGCTGACCGGCGCGCTGAAGAGCGACGATACCCGCTATATGGCCGAGGCGCTGCGCGCCATGGGCGTAGTCATCGACGAGCCCGACGACACGACTTTCATCGTGACTGGCAGCGGTAAGCTGAAGGCGCCGGCTGCACCGCTTTTCCTCGGCAATGCCGGCACGGCGACACGCTTCCTGACGGCAGCTGCAGCGCTGGTCGACGGCAAGGTCATCGTCGATGGTGATGCTCATATGCGCAAGCGGCCGATTGGCCCGCTCGTCGACGCATTGCGCTCGCTCGGCGTCGATGCCTCGGCTGAGACCGGCTGCCCGCCCGTCATCATCAACGGCACAGGCCGCTTCGAGGCGAGCCGCGTGCAGATCGATGGCGGCCTGTCCAGCCAGTATGTCTCGGCGTTGCTGATGATGGCGGCCGGCGGCGATCGTGCTGTCGATGTCGAACTGCTCGGCGAACATATCGGCGCTCTCGGCTATATCGATCTGACGGTCGCGGCCATGCGCGCTTTCGGCGCCAAGGTCGAGCGTGTGAGCCCCGTCGCCTGGCGCGTCGAGCCCACCGGCTATCATGCTGCCGATTTCCTGATCGAGCCGGATGCCTCCGCCGCGACCTATCTCTGGGCGGCCGAAGTGCTTGGTGGCGGCAAGATCGATCTCGGCACGCCGGCAGAGCAATTCTCGCAGCCGGATGCGAAGGCCTATGACCTGATCTCGAAGTTTCCGCATCTGCCCGCCGTCATTGACGGCTCGCAGATGCAGGATGCTATCCCGACGCTTGCGGTCCTCGCCGCATTCAATGAAACGCCGGTGCGCTTCGTCGGCATCGAGAACCTGCGCGTCAAGGAATGCGATCGCATCCGCGCCTTGTCGAGCGGCCTGTCCCGCATCGTGCCGAATCTCGGGACCGAAGAGGGCGATGATCTCATCGTCGCATCCGATCCGAATCTCGCCGGCAAAGTGCTGCCGGCGGAAATCGACAGCTTTGCCGATCACCGCATCGCCATGAGCTTCGCGCTCGCCGGCCTGAAGATCGGCGGTATCACCATTCTCGACCCCGATTGCGTCGCCAAGACCTTCCCGTCCTACTGGAACGTGCTGGCATCTCTTGGTGTCGCATACGAAGACTGACGCTCCGCCATCTCAAGGGAGGCTGAGCGCAGGCATGTTCCTGACGTGAAGCGGCGCCGGCAACGGCGTCGCAGCCATCCTTTGGGGGAGTGATGACACGGCTTTGCGGGTTCTTCCTGGCTCTGTGCCTGCTGCTTTGTGCAACGGCGGTGACGGCAGCCGAGCTCATCATCAACTTCGATCAGGCAATCGCACTACATCGTGACGGCTCCATGCGCGTCGTCGAGATGATCTCCGTCAATGCCGAGGGTCAAAACATCCGCCGCGGAATCTTCCGGGATTTCCCGCTGACGATGACCGATGCCGGTGGCCGTCAGATCGAGGTGGATTTTAAGGTCGTCTCCGTCGAGCGTGACGGCCAGCCGGAGGATTGGCGCAGCGAGCGCATCAGCGGCGGCGAGCGTATCTATATCGGCAAGGCCGATCGTATGCTGAACCCAGGCCCGCACACATTCCGCATCACCTACGACACCAATCGTCAGATGCGCTATTTCGACGATCATGACGAACTCTATTGGAATGTCACTGGCAATGGCTGGCTGTTCCCGATCGTCAATGCCAAGGCAATCGTCACCTTGCCCGATGGCGTGCAGCCGCAGCAGCTTGCCTTCTTTACGGGGCCACTCGGCGCTACGGGCAAGAACGCAAGCGCGAGCCAACAGGGCAATATTGTTACCTTCGTGACAACCAGGCCGCTCGCCACGGCCGAAGGCCTGACGATCGCCATCAAGCTGGCCAAAGGAGCGATCGCGCCGCCGAGTGACAGCCAGCGATGGGGCTGGTTCCTTCGGGATCATCTCGATACGATCATCGCTATCGGCGGGTTGATCCTGCTGTTTGCCTATTACATGCGCAGCTGGATTGCGGTCGGCCGCGATCCGCCTGCAGGTGTTATGGTCCCGCGGTGGGATCCGCCTGACGGTATTTCGCCGGCGCTCGTGAATTATATCGATAATAGGGGCTTCGCCAGTTCCGGCTGGACGGCATTTTCCGCAACCGCGATCGACCTTGCCGTGCGCGGCTATGTCATTCTGGACG
The Rhizobium sp. 11515TR DNA segment above includes these coding regions:
- a CDS encoding polyprenyl synthetase family protein, translating into MGVVIPLEESKNKLASIKPLVDLTKADMERVNQLILSKAGSDVQMIPEVAEHLISSGGKRLRPMLTIASAALYGYQGDNHIKLATSVEFLHTATLLHDDVVDESDLRRGKSTARMIWGNQASVLVGDFLLGQAFRMMVEVGSLEALDVLSSAACVIAEGEVLQLSVSKNMETTEDDYLSVIRAKTAALFAAAAEVGPIVANAGKAERNALKSYGTNLGLAFQLVDDALDYGGKAADLGKNVGDDFREGKITLPVILAYRRGTEKERAFWREAIETGDNSDENLEKALGLITKYGALADTIARAVHYGTIARDALAPLPETPWKSALLEVIDFCIERVN
- a CDS encoding putative signal transducing protein; translated protein: MHELIRTNDPVLLSFAESLMKDAGIHCLVADQAMSVLEGSLGMLPRRFLVEEERADLARRILIDAGLGDELRPVRT
- a CDS encoding tRNA1(Val) (adenine(37)-N6)-methyltransferase yields the protein MTGKSSETIDAFHRGAFHVVQPKGRGHRSGMDAMLLAALVADERMIRVADLGAGAGAAGMAVASRLDRAEVVLFERSPDMTEFARKSLSLRENARFADRVSVIEADVTLTGKDRNEAGLVDDSFHHVIMNPPFNDASDRLTPDALKAEAHAMTDGLFEKWIRTAGAIMIPGGQLSLIARPESIGEIIAACGRRFGGIEITPIHPREGESAVRILVTAIKGSRARLALRAPLIMHGEGTHKFTDFVDDMNNGRASYPRR
- a CDS encoding S49 family peptidase, whose amino-acid sequence is MVGFLRRMLPKRFRKEEVIVPVVRLSGVISSGGGPLRQSLNLAGSSQALEKAFGMKTAPAVAIVVNSPGGSPVQSRMIYNRIRDLAAEKNKKVLVFVEDVAASGGYMIALAGDEIIADATSIVGSIGVVSGGFGFPELLKKIGIERRVYTAGENKAILDPFQPEKEKDIEYLKSLQLEIHKVFIDMVLERRTGKLSADETVFSGLFWTGSRGLELGLIDSLGDMRQELRKRFGDKVKPTLITTPRSLFGRKAPGISLGGIDNLGAGLASGLAEAAEERALWSRYGL
- a CDS encoding NfeD family protein codes for the protein MPQIIFFVVAVGGLWLLYRRFVRDAQRLAEKSRRAETERRTGAMGTLVKDPKTGEYHVKREDE
- a CDS encoding AbrB/MazE/SpoVT family DNA-binding domain-containing protein produces the protein MQVAKWGNSLAIRIPSAVVDALDLKEGDDIVVRIGAGNAFEIERDDRRQKALEKVRSFKLKLPKDWKFDREDANSR
- a CDS encoding PIN domain-containing protein, yielding MDFLDTNVLLYALSEDERAEKAQALLAQPCVISAQALNEFANVGRKKLNMSWADIREAVDAIVALSATIVPVSEKITLAGLDLAQRYQLSFYDATMMAAAIGAGCERFYSEDLHAGLIVEKQLTIVNPF
- a CDS encoding glycine--tRNA ligase subunit alpha encodes the protein MTANVPDHMNPKRSFQALILTLHNYWADKGCAVLQPYDMEVGAGTFHPATTLRSLGPKPWRAAYVQPSRRPSDGRYGENPNRLQHYYQYQVILKPNPPNLQELYLGSLKAIGLDPLLHDIRFVEDDWESPTLGAWGLGWECWCDGMEVSQFTYFQQVCGIECAPVAGELTYGLERLATYVQGVDSVYDLNFNGLEGEDKITYGDVFLQAEQEYSRHNFEYANTEMLHRHFIDAEKECQALLAAGAPGDSENHRLHKCVFPAYDQCIKASHVFNLLDARGVISVTERQSYILRVRTLAKACGEAFLLTDAGGVNWNQQAA
- a CDS encoding LemA family protein; this translates as MLVLLAIIVLAALYVVFIYNGLVRARQVAEEAWSGIDVQLKRRADLIPNLVETVKGYAGHENKTLVEVTQARAAAQAVPAGDVAGRAAAEGVLSQALGRLMVVSEAYPDLKANTGFVELQQSLETTENEIQMSRRYYNGAARDLNVKVETFPNNLIAGPFGFTKKAYFEISNEADRAVPTVKF
- a CDS encoding 3-phosphoshikimate 1-carboxyvinyltransferase; its protein translation is MMGRAKLTIIPPGKPLTGRAMPPGSKSITNRALLLAGLAKGTSRLTGALKSDDTRYMAEALRAMGVVIDEPDDTTFIVTGSGKLKAPAAPLFLGNAGTATRFLTAAAALVDGKVIVDGDAHMRKRPIGPLVDALRSLGVDASAETGCPPVIINGTGRFEASRVQIDGGLSSQYVSALLMMAAGGDRAVDVELLGEHIGALGYIDLTVAAMRAFGAKVERVSPVAWRVEPTGYHAADFLIEPDASAATYLWAAEVLGGGKIDLGTPAEQFSQPDAKAYDLISKFPHLPAVIDGSQMQDAIPTLAVLAAFNETPVRFVGIENLRVKECDRIRALSSGLSRIVPNLGTEEGDDLIVASDPNLAGKVLPAEIDSFADHRIAMSFALAGLKIGGITILDPDCVAKTFPSYWNVLASLGVAYED